The window CAGGCCGATCAGCCCCTCGGCGTAGAATCCAACCGCCGTGGTGTCGCACAAAATGCGCGCGCCGTTTTGTTCGAGGATCTTGCGTGCGCCGTGCGCCACCTCGAATCCGCGCTGCCCCGCGAAGTCGTTGCTGAACGCCGGTTGCACGTCCACGTCGTGGACCAACCTGCCGCCCACCCGCGGCTCGGACTCGACCAGCAGCACCTCGGCGCCCGCGCCCTGGGCGGCCAGGGCCGCGCTGAGACCGGCCGGTCCCGCGCCGATTATCGCCACGTCGGCCTCGAGGGTCTTGATCCCGCGCGGTCGGCGCTCGCCGTCGGGCAACCGCTGCGACGAGACGAAACGCCTCACCATCGACTGCATCGCCTTGTTCAGCGCCCGCGGTCGGGTCAGCAGGCCGTGGTACTCGAAGCGCTCGGAGAGCAGCAGGTCCGCGGCGGACATCAGGTCGTTTTGGGTCGAGGACAGTCCGCCCTGGCGTTCGACGCGCATGCCCTCGCGGCACAGCACCTGGCACGAGCGCACGCCGGGCACACCGTCGATGCGCATCACGCATGAGGCGCAGACCCCGCGCACGCAGAACATGCCGCGCGGACGGTGGTACTTGAGGCTGCGCGCCAGCAGCGGCTGGCCCGCTGCGAACAGCGCCACGGCCACGGGCTCGCGCGTAAATCCTCGCAACGGCCGGCCCTCGAAATCGAGGGTCACCTCTTGGCCGCGGTCGAACTCGAGGTCATCCAGCGGCGTGTAGATTCGTAGATCTTTGCTCATCGTAGTTGTGCTCGGCCGCTACCAGTAGAGCCGCTCGGACACGCTCTTGGCCTGGGAAAACAACAGCAGGTAATCCCTGCCGCCGGCCTTGCTGTCCGTGCCGCTCATGTTGAATCCGCCGAAGGGGTGGACGCCGACCAGCGCGCCGGTGCACTTGCGGTTAATGTACAGGTTGCCTACGAAGAACTCTCGTCGGGCGAGCTGGGCACGCTCCGGGTCCATGGTGAACACCGCGCCGGTCAGGCCGTACTCCGTGGCGTTGGCGCGTTTGATCGCCTCGTCGAAGTCCTTGACCTTGATCAGCGCCAGCACCGGGCCGAAAATCTCCTCCTGGTCGAGGCGCGCGCCGGGTTTGATCTGCTCGAATACCGTAGGCTCGAAAAAGTAGCCCGGCCTGCGCAGCCGCTTGCCTCCGGCGATCAGCTTGCCCTCTGCGCGGCCGATGCGGATGTAGCGGCCGACCTTGTTCACCGAGGCCTGGTTGATCACCGGGCCCATGTAGATCTCGGGCCCCTGCTGCGGATCGCCCACACTGACCGCGGCCACGCCCTTGAGCAGCAGCTCGCGGAACCTGGCGTAGGCCTTTTCCGTGACCACGACCCGCGAGCAGGCCGAGCACTTCTGGCCGCCGAAGCCGTAGGCCGCAGCCACGGTCATACGCGCGGCGTCGGCGAGGTCCGCGGTCTCGTCGACCACGATCGTGTCCTTGCCGCCCATCTCGGCCACCACACGCTTGATCCAGCGCTGCCCCTTGACCTGCTTGGCGGCCAGCTCGTTGATCCGCAGGCCCACGGCCTTGGAACCGGTGAACGAGATGAAGCGCGTGCGCTGGTCGGCGACCAGCGCCTCGCCCGCCAAAGCGCCGGGGCCGCAAAGCAGGTTCAGCGCTCCGGCGGGCAGGCCGCAGCTCTCGAACAGCTCGTAGACCATCGTGGCCACGCCCGGAGTATCCGAGGCCGGCTTAAGTACAACCGTATTACCCATCACCAACGCTGCGCTGGTCATGCCCACCAGGATCGCGTTGGGGAAATTCCAAGGCGGGATCACAGCGCCTACTCCCAAAGGAATGTAGTGCAGCTCGGACATTTCGTCGACGCGCGTGGTCAGCGGCTGGGGCTGGGATAGCCGTAGCGCCTCCTGTGCGTAGAACTCGATAAAGTCGATCGCCTCGGCCGTGTCCGCGTCGGCCTCGACCCAGCTCTTGCCCGCCTCGAGCACCATCTGCGCCGAGAACAAGTGCTTATCGCGACGCATCCTGCCCGCCGCGCGAAACAGCACCGCCGCCCGCGTCGAGACGTCCAGCTTGCTCCAGTTGTCAAAAGCCTTCCACGCTGCGTCGAGCGCCTTGCTGGCCTCGGCTGCTCCGGCCTTGGCGAACTCGCCCAGGACCATCTCGGGCTGCGAGGGGTTGTACGAGAAGAACGTCTGGTCGGTTTTAATCCGGCGTCCGCCGATGCGCAACGGAAAGAACGAATCTGCCGAGGCGCGCCGGCGTTGCTCAAGGGCCAGGGCAAATGATTCGCGTTGGGCCGGCAGCGAAAAATCGGTCAGCGGCTCGTTGTTAAACTGCGGACGCATTATCGCCTCCTTGTGATTCAGTTAATCCGGGTTCGGTTTATAAGCTGAGGAAAGCGACATCAAAACCCGCATTATTAATGAGGGTTAATTAAACTCAGTATACGCCCACCGCGTCTGATATCAACTCAGCGCGAGACCCCGGATTTACCCTTACGATCCAGGTGCAACGGCAGCTCGCCGTAGGGGGTCTCGAGCCTGAAATCGAGGTCAAGGTCGTAGCGTACGTCGCCGCGTTGCAGGGTGCGCTCCAGGGCCCGGCCCAGCTCGTCCAGGCCGACCTTGAGCTCGAGTTCGACCACGGCCCGCCCCTTGGCCGGGATAATCCGACCCTTGAGGCGACGGCCGCTGAACAGCCGACTGCCCTCGAGGCCGACCTTCCAGCTCAGTCGCTGGATCTTCAGATCAAAGTTGTTCGGATTGTCGATCCGCAGCCGAAGCTCCAGACGCGCGCCGGACAGGTCGAGCTTGCGCACCCGCACGTCCTCCAGCCGAACCTGGGGCGGGCGGATCAACGGCAGTTCCCCCTCGCGCTTGAACGGCACGCGCAGGTCGCCCAGCGGCGTACTGAAGGTAATGCCGCCCGTGAGTACGTAGGGCAGCTCGTCGCGATCCGTGTCGTTCTCGATTATCGCCAGCGCCGCGGGTACGTCGAAGGTCACGGGCAGCCTTAGTTCCACGCGGTCCCGAGCCGCGACCTCGATGCGCTGCCGAAGCTCGCCGTCGGCCAGCCCTCGGCCGTTGACCGACAGCTCGTAGTCCAGGCCATCGGCCCGCAATCCGTAGCTGTTGGGGTTGTTCACCTGCACCACAAAGGTGGTGTCGATCCGCTCGAAGCCCACGCTGTCAAGCTCGACGTCCTGCACATCGGCCGAGGGGCTGCGAAACGCGCAGCCGCCCAGGGTCACCAGCGCTACGGTCGCCATGCAAATCAGCGCGATAGTCGGCAGTCGATCGATCGGGCCGGACATCAGCACCTCGGAGAACGAATCCGCGTCAATTTCGCACATCGGTCGCGGATAATCCAGGGTTGAATGTCGGTAAAAAATTGCGTTTTTACCTATATTATGGAGACTGGTCCCATGGAAACGGGAGGCGAGTGACAAACCGCCGAGGTCTATTGCTCGGGGCGATCGTCGGACTGGCGATGGTCCTGTTCTACTTCAGCGCTCCCAACGCCTTCGAGCTGTTCGAGCTGCAGCTGCTCGATTATCGCCTGCGCAGTCGGCCGGTGGAGCCGGGCCCGGAGAAGATCTCGGTGATCCTGGTCGACGAACGGGCAATGGGCCGCTACGGCCTGGGTGAGAAGTTCAAGTTTGCCCTGGCCGAGCTGATCGAGGAACTGACCTCCGAGGGTGTCAAGGTGATCGCCCTGGACATCATTTTCCCCACTCCGCGCGATAACGAATCGAGCTCCTCCGATCGACTCAGCCTCGCGATTCACAACGCCCAATGCGTTGTGCTCGGATACCGTTGGGACATCCCGGGCTTCATTGAGCCGTTCAACAACCTGGAACGAGCCGAGCGGCTACGCGTGGTGCTCGGCGAGCATGGATGGCGCTACGGCTACCGTGAGAATATCCCGCAGGCGGTCTATCCTACTCCCAAGCGCGCACTCATCAGCGACATGCGCATTGTCAGGTCCGCCTGTTCCCAGGGCTATGTCTCGGTGATCGCCGGACTCGACCTGTCGGTGCGTACGGTCCCGATGGCGATCTCGATGCAGCAGCATTTCCTACCGCCGTTCTCGGTAAGCATCGTGCGCAAATTCCGCGACAACGAAGAATTCGTGGTCCAGGCCGAGGATGGCGTGGTCCAGAAGATCGTCCTGGGAGATCGCGAGCTGCCCGTGGACATGGCCGGACGCTTGCTCCTGCTGCCGCCAGGTCCGCCCTCTTCGATCCAGACCTACGACTTCATCAGCGCATTGGCCGGAGAGATCCCCTCCTACCGCCTCAAAGACGGCATCGTGCTGATCGGCGTCTCGGCCATGGGCGGACACGACAACTTCACCACCAGCTACGGCCCAAACACTCCCGGTGTGTACGTGCACGCCGAGGCCGTGCACAACATGCTCGACGGCCGGTTCCTCAGGCGCGATCTGCCGATCAGACGCGCCGAGACCCTGATAATGCTGCTGCTGCCTATTATCCTGGGGCTGCTCATTGCCCAAGTCAGACCGATCTTCGCCCTGCTGCTGCCGCCGATAATCGCCATGGCGCTGATCTACATGGCGCAGCTGTTTTTAGAACGATGGGGCCTATGGTTCCTGACCAGCTACGCCGTAGTGGCGCTGTTCAGCGCGCAGATCGTGATCCTCGGCGCGCGGCTGGCCGTGGCCGACAAGATCATCCGCTGCGGCCAGGAGCGAGAAAACTCGGCATAGCCCGCATTCTTCATGCCGGCTAATAAGCGTTTTTAGCGATTAAACCCTTCCAGACGGTGAGAAAGATAATCCTCAGGTCCAGGCCGAACGACCAGTTCTCGATGTAGTACAGGTCGCACTCGATGCGCTTGTTCAGGTCGGTGTCGCCGCGCCAGCCGTTGACCTGGGCCCAGCCGGTGATCCCGGCCTTGACGCTGTGGCGCAGCATGTAGCTGGGCACCTCGTGGCGGAACTTCTCGATGAACACCGGGCGCTCGGGTCGCGGCCCGACAACGCTCATATGCCCCAGCAGCACGTTGATGAACTGCGGCAGCTCGTCCAGGCTCGTGGAGCGCAGCAGCGCGCCGAAGCGCGTGCGCCGCGGATCGTCTTTCTTGGCCCAGACCGCGCCGGTCTGGGCCTCGGCGTTCACTCCCATCGAGCGAAACTTGAGCATCGCGAACGTCCGGCCGTCCAGGCCCATTCGCTCCTGGCCGTAGAACACCGGGCCGGGGCTGGTGAGCTTGATCAGCACGGCGATCAGCAGCAGCAGCGGCGAGATCATCGCCAGCGTCAGCAACGCGAAGGCGACGTCGAACAGCCGCTTGCCCACCGCGCGCCAGCCGTAGAGCGGCGAGACCTTGAGGCTGATGATCGGCAGCCCCTCGAACTCCTCGACCCCGCCGCGCAGGGTGATGTACTGCACGATGTCCGGCACGATCTTGACGTCCACCAGCTCGCCGGAGAGGTGCTTGAGCACCGCGTCCACGCGCCCCGCGGCGTGCAGCGGCAGCGCCACGTAGACCTGGTCCACGTGCAGCTCGTCGCACACGCGCTGCA of the Candidatus Alcyoniella australis genome contains:
- a CDS encoding 2Fe-2S iron-sulfur cluster-binding protein, translated to MSKDLRIYTPLDDLEFDRGQEVTLDFEGRPLRGFTREPVAVALFAAGQPLLARSLKYHRPRGMFCVRGVCASCVMRIDGVPGVRSCQVLCREGMRVERQGGLSSTQNDLMSAADLLLSERFEYHGLLTRPRALNKAMQSMVRRFVSSQRLPDGERRPRGIKTLEADVAIIGAGPAGLSAALAAQGAGAEVLLVESEPRVGGRLVHDVDVQPAFSNDFAGQRGFEVAHGARKILEQNGARILCDTTAVGFYAEGLIGLAGPEGLSTLHADKLIFATGAYDQNRTFPGNDLLGVFSAAGVARLINLYGICPAVRCYIYGSDDTALSLALRLLKIGVRVMGVVEPGETITGSREVALTVQDHGVPLFLNYGLESARGRLKLKAANFVPHGPGGESLYNRVDMLAVSQTPAPAFEIAAMAGAAVKYDRAAGGFAVQVDSTGATSVEGCYACGQVVGLHRMDQIVDSARRAGLAAAGG
- a CDS encoding L-glutamate gamma-semialdehyde dehydrogenase; protein product: MRPQFNNEPLTDFSLPAQRESFALALEQRRRASADSFFPLRIGGRRIKTDQTFFSYNPSQPEMVLGEFAKAGAAEASKALDAAWKAFDNWSKLDVSTRAAVLFRAAGRMRRDKHLFSAQMVLEAGKSWVEADADTAEAIDFIEFYAQEALRLSQPQPLTTRVDEMSELHYIPLGVGAVIPPWNFPNAILVGMTSAALVMGNTVVLKPASDTPGVATMVYELFESCGLPAGALNLLCGPGALAGEALVADQRTRFISFTGSKAVGLRINELAAKQVKGQRWIKRVVAEMGGKDTIVVDETADLADAARMTVAAAYGFGGQKCSACSRVVVTEKAYARFRELLLKGVAAVSVGDPQQGPEIYMGPVINQASVNKVGRYIRIGRAEGKLIAGGKRLRRPGYFFEPTVFEQIKPGARLDQEEIFGPVLALIKVKDFDEAIKRANATEYGLTGAVFTMDPERAQLARREFFVGNLYINRKCTGALVGVHPFGGFNMSGTDSKAGGRDYLLLFSQAKSVSERLYW
- a CDS encoding LEA type 2 family protein, which encodes MCEIDADSFSEVLMSGPIDRLPTIALICMATVALVTLGGCAFRSPSADVQDVELDSVGFERIDTTFVVQVNNPNSYGLRADGLDYELSVNGRGLADGELRQRIEVAARDRVELRLPVTFDVPAALAIIENDTDRDELPYVLTGGITFSTPLGDLRVPFKREGELPLIRPPQVRLEDVRVRKLDLSGARLELRLRIDNPNNFDLKIQRLSWKVGLEGSRLFSGRRLKGRIIPAKGRAVVELELKVGLDELGRALERTLQRGDVRYDLDLDFRLETPYGELPLHLDRKGKSGVSR
- a CDS encoding CHASE2 domain-containing protein; amino-acid sequence: MTNRRGLLLGAIVGLAMVLFYFSAPNAFELFELQLLDYRLRSRPVEPGPEKISVILVDERAMGRYGLGEKFKFALAELIEELTSEGVKVIALDIIFPTPRDNESSSSDRLSLAIHNAQCVVLGYRWDIPGFIEPFNNLERAERLRVVLGEHGWRYGYRENIPQAVYPTPKRALISDMRIVRSACSQGYVSVIAGLDLSVRTVPMAISMQQHFLPPFSVSIVRKFRDNEEFVVQAEDGVVQKIVLGDRELPVDMAGRLLLLPPGPPSSIQTYDFISALAGEIPSYRLKDGIVLIGVSAMGGHDNFTTSYGPNTPGVYVHAEAVHNMLDGRFLRRDLPIRRAETLIMLLLPIILGLLIAQVRPIFALLLPPIIAMALIYMAQLFLERWGLWFLTSYAVVALFSAQIVILGARLAVADKIIRCGQERENSA
- a CDS encoding undecaprenyl-phosphate glucose phosphotransferase, with the protein product MIRRERQFLLSIKFVSDLLLLVLLWIASYYIRFNLLAGVLPPPHVPRLDKFLPLTLAVALVWPAVFWWVNIYQPAETPSLTREVFRVLRAHILAMLLFIVVTFFIAEYRPSRVVYALFFALSGVMLWLSRVIFRQVLVTLTRRGVISSRVLIVGAGELGRELARRFGRHRELGKIIVGFITDEPLVEAQTGDGPPILGAIEDVQRVCDELHVDQVYVALPLHAAGRVDAVLKHLSGELVDVKIVPDIVQYITLRGGVEEFEGLPIISLKVSPLYGWRAVGKRLFDVAFALLTLAMISPLLLLIAVLIKLTSPGPVFYGQERMGLDGRTFAMLKFRSMGVNAEAQTGAVWAKKDDPRRTRFGALLRSTSLDELPQFINVLLGHMSVVGPRPERPVFIEKFRHEVPSYMLRHSVKAGITGWAQVNGWRGDTDLNKRIECDLYYIENWSFGLDLRIIFLTVWKGLIAKNAY